In Pseudomonas sp. ADAK2, the genomic window GGTAGGTGATGGTCTGGATATTCATCATGCCGCACAAAAACACCCAGCAGGTCAGATAATTATGGGCTACGATCCAAAAACAGCTCCATCAATTGCCCTCCCTAGGGCAGAGCACAAATTGATTCCGACAGTGAAAGGGCCATTTACTGGAACCCCAAGAGACCTTTTGGCAAAAGATGCAAAAGATCTCAGGATTACACCAATGCACCTCCTTCAGCTATTAAGCAAATGATAGACTTAAATAAAGAGATGTTTCCGGGCGCCTTTATAAAATAGGAGTTGTAAATGAATTCTCAAGAGTTTGTAGAACTGATAAAACTCGTTGTTAGCGATTCTGCTATCACAGATACAGTTTCGGTTTTAACTTCACCTCCCGGTAGAAAACCCAGCAAGTTTCTTCTTGAAATGTCTGAATTTTACAATAAGCAAAGTTTTGGCGATAAAGCATGTGTTGATATGATAATAAAAAAATCAGTTGAAGAGGCAGTGTTTGGTTTTTTTTGTGTTTTAGATGGTGTGCGTGCGATCGAAGATTTCGATGATAGAGGTGTGCTGTCTCTTTATTATGAGGGTGGAACAACTGTCAAGTTGAATTCTAATGGTGATTTGCATGATATTTACAATTCTAAGTAGCGCTTTTGTAGTCTGTTGGTGTTGAGGTGTCTGGAGGTTAATAAGTAATCCATAGGGTTAGTAGTTGAGTTTTTTTGGCTCGCATCGGCTGTTGTAGGTCAAGGTTAGTCATGTTGTTGCTCTTTAAAAAATCGGAGTTGCGTTAGTGGCTACTAGGAGTTGATCACCTCTTTTATTCGAGACTAACATAGTATCTACTCGCTTTGAGCGGATGTTCGGGTAAGCGCCCGATTTGAGTAAGCTCAACGCGGACCACTTCGTAGACTTAATAGTCGGCGGATCGGCAACATAGAGATTACAAAGTCAAACTCGACGATAAACAAATTTTTGGTGGGATAGACGATTTACAAGACGTGGGGTGCGATAGAAAAGCTTGAAGTGAAAGGTCGAACAAAACCTGCGATTTCAGGGGCAGTATTTCGACGACGAGACGGGGCTGCACTACAACACGTTTCGGTATTACGATCCGGAGGTGGGGCGGTTTGTTAAGCAGGATCCGATTGGGTTGAATGGAGGGGATAACCTCTATCAATATGGTAGTAATCCGTTAGGTTGGATAGATCCATTAGGATTAGATGTACATCACTCCATTAACGGGTAGTTCATGATGCAAACAAGATTGCCTATACGGGAGTGGAAATAACGGCCAAACAGGCGCAGATACTGAAAGGTAATCTACCTGTCGTTCAACGACGCACTGTATTTCAGAACCAGATGGCGAGAAAAGAATTTGTAGGGAGTCAGAATTATTTGATGAAGTAATGGGAGGCAAGTACCGGTAGAGTTTGGCCATCGGGTACAACTCCTCACCACATCATTTCTTTAGAAAGTGGTGGAGCGAACAAGTGGTGGAACCTGATGCCGACACACGGTGCGCTACCTAATTATTCTTTGCCAGGAATCCCAGGTCCACACGCGGCCGGCGGCGTTCTTCGGAGTACGATTCAACAAGGAAGAAAGGCTCTGCCACCTGGAACAATAACTGATATGAGATTTTAGTATGATTGATATTGATGAAGAGCTCATAAAAATCGAAAGAGGTGATTTTTTCTCAAATATGGGAACTGCCGGCTTAACGGATAGTGCGTTAATATATATAGGAGACGTCCGAAAGGTTTTCGTGGAACCGTCGATGTCTGAGTTCGAGGGGTACTATGATGATGTCGAATGGCTGCCTACCTCTCCAACCCAGCCAGATCCTTTTTATAATTTGCCAAAGCCGCCTTCCGATCTTGTCGCTATGCGAATGAAGGTAAATAAGGCGGTAATGGCTGCTACTAAAAATCTTGATAAAAATAAATTTACATGTGTTCCGCATGATTTTAGCCTTGCGGCAAGAAATGGTGTGTGTTTCGTCTTTAGGCAATATGTGTCTGAAGAGTATTATGGTTTAGGCGATAAGTGGGTAAAGATAGTGGAGGTGTATTATAAAGGCCATTGGCCCGTTGGCTTTTGCAAGAATAAGTTGGTCGTTATTTGAGTCTGGAAAGTCTAGGGTGTTCTGATCTTTGCCAGCAATGAATTTTTTTTGATTTTATAGTGGTGTCTGATGTGCTCTTTAATAATGTGAACAATTAAATAATACCTGTGGTGGAATACCCTGGCCCAAGTCGAACGTTTCCAGGATTGCTCAGGCAAAAACAGCCATTACCGCTTCGACGAACGCCGTCACCGACGCCCTGAACCAGACCACCCCCCTTGAACGCAAACCCGACGGCGAAGTGCTGCGCATCCAGCACCCGGACGGCAGCGCCGAGTCGTTTACCTACAACCCCCTCGGCCAGGTGCTGAAGCACACCGACGCTAAGGGCCAGCGCATCTGTTATGAATATGACCAGGCCATTCGCCTGACCGCGCCGAACGGCCACAGCGCCACACTGAATTCGAGCGCGACCCCATCGGTCGACTGCTGGCCAAGCTCAACGCCGATGCGCGTTAGGATTACACCTACGACGACGGCGATCGCTTGCTGTCCATTGAACGCCTACCCACTATTTTTCCGTCGCATCTTCGATGATGAATGGGTGCCAGGTTCCGGCTGCAAAATCAGCTAAATAGGCCGCAATGTAGTCGGTGACGCCCTGCACCAAGTAAAAAGCAGAACCGCGTGCGTCAATGTGGCGCTCGAACCATTCACGATTGTCCAGTTCGAATGTCAGCAACGCCTCAGCATAGTACTTTGTAGGGTACGAATTCTGACGGTTTCATAAGGTAGCTCTCCTTGCGGGTAGAACCACTTGCATAATTGTGCAGTGGAACAACTGTCCGCTCAGGGCCGATTGCTACCTGTCACGAGCCTGACCCCCCCCCAACTAACTCCGCATCGCTAAACCACCGTCGGCGCGCGCAACTCCGGCGGGGGGCTGACGCTGGTTTGTGCCTTGTCCACCAACCGTTGCACCCACCCGGCATCCTGCTCATTAACCACGGCATAGCGATCCGGCGGAAAAAACGTCCAGTGATGAGCCACCTCGACAAGGCGTTTGAGCTCATCGGCAGACACCCAATACGACGTGTCGATCAAGGGCATCGGCGCGCCGCCAAAACGTCGGCCGAGGGGGAGGTTGGTGCCGGGGGCGAAGGCGATCGCCAGTTCCTGGCCGGGTTGCATGTGCTTGTCCGGCGGGGGCATTTTTCCGACCCGGGCGTAGCTGAAGTCGCCCGGATATTGTTCCTTGAGCACCAGCCAGTGACCCGTAGCGGTCTTGGCCAGGAGCCATTGCGCCACGCCGCTGTCTTGCACGCTTTCAAGCTTGCCGTTGCTCCATTGCATGATGGCGTTGCAGTCCGGATCATAATCGTTCGACCAGAGGCTGAAACCGGATATCAGGGTATGACGCTCAAGTTCGACCAGCCCTTGATCCGGCATGGATTGCCAGTAGCGTTTGGTTGGGTCGTGGGTGTCGCGCAAGAAGTTGCGCAATCCCCAGGCAGTCATGAAGAGCAGCGTCGCGAGCGCGAGCCAGCCAAAGGAAGCACCGACGATCCGGTCGATATCCAGGTCGGGGGCGAATATTGTTCGATAGAGCAACAGGCCCAGTACAAACGCGATGCCCGGCAGAATAGGGCCAAAGCACAGCGGCGGCACTAACACGGTGATCCAGCTGAAGCGGTGCATGGATGCGTGCTGCTGCGCCCAGGCTTGCTCCTGAGCGAGCATCGGCGCCTGTTCGCGTGGGGCAATCGCGGCGTCAGGTGTCTGAAAGCGCATGTACTGGGTGTAGAAGTCATCTTTCATGGATCAAATCATGCTCTTGAAGTAATCGCTTATCCCAACGAATCAAGCAGAGCCCTTGAGGATTTCAGTCTATGAATCTCATGATTTCTTTCCAGACATAACCGTAGCTATAGCGCAGCCAAGTGATTTTCAGTTTGGCCAATGCGCGGCGCGTACCACTGCGTGCCCGTGCTTGCAGTGTCGTTTCAATTTCACCTAATAGCCATTCATCCTTGAAGCCTGTCCAGACCGGGGGGACAGGCGTTTCAAGGTTGCTGAAACATACCGGAGCGACTTCCGAGTAGAGGATGTCTTCCACGACGTTCAGGTCATAGCCGCGGATTCGCTCAGCGATAGACGCGTAATCGACAGCGCTGTCCACAAACGCTTCAGCCAGCGCGATCTGAATACTCGCTCTTTCAGCCGCAGTGAGAAGCTGTCCCAATGGGCCCGCGCCTCCAGCTCTACGTCGATCCAGACCAACCAGAAACTCAGAAATCTGTGCCGCACTGCGAAGGTGAACAACCGGAATCAGCGGCCCGATGGCCAGGCGTAAAGCCTCGGTGCGGGGGCGTCTCGTGCGGTCAAAATCCCAGACATACTTCAGAAAACCGAAAAATGCCTTGTCCAGTCTCTCGGTGCAGCCTGCCGGAAGATCGGCGCGTGGCCGGTTCAGCACGCTGCGCAGTATGACTCGCCGTAAGCAGGTGGTGCGCGGTGTATCGAGCCAGATGATGAGCTCCGCCCGAGGCAGCCTTAGCGCGAAGGTCTTCGTGGAATAATTGCCCTCACAAATCCAGGCGTCCCCGGCGACAGCTTGCCGAACCCGTGCGCGGAAAATGTCGGTATCCGCTTCGACCCAATCGGGTTCCCAAAACAGCGTATCGAGGTGGACCACCGGCACATCAAGACGCTTGCCTATTTCACGCGCCAAGGTGGATTTGCCACTCCCCGAGTTACCCAGTATCACGATGCGCTGCATCAGCATTTCCCTTTGCTGCAAACGGGCAATGCTACCGCATCCGCCGGGTTAGAGAGCAATAGATAACCTCTGATGACGCTCATACGGGGGGGCTGCACCCGGTGTCTATTTAGAAAATTTCCTCGCCCCAGCCACACAAAGAATCACCGCCACCGTCACCCCGAGCATGCCCAGGCTGACCTGCTCATGCAGCAGCGTAGCCGCCAGCGCCAAGCCAAAAAACGGTTGCAGCAACTGAAGCTGGCCGACTGCGG contains:
- a CDS encoding DUF7079 family protein encodes the protein MGQLLTAAERASIQIALAEAFVDSAVDYASIAERIRGYDLNVVEDILYSEVAPVCFSNLETPVPPVWTGFKDEWLLGEIETTLQARARSGTRRALAKLKITWLRYSYGYVWKEIMRFID